The Methanolobus sp. WCC4 genome includes the window ACATGAAATTACACACTCTAGTCAATAAACACTAGCTAGTGAAATACACCGCATCATTAGCCCTTCCAAGAACTTTTTCAATGCTTTTTGACAATGGGAAAGATAATATTGTAAATACAAAAGAAATCCAGTTCGTTTATATATTTGTATGTCCATTTATGGACAAGGAAACATCATCTATAGCCACATACGGAGGAATAATTGTTAAATCAATAATACTGGCAGGTGGATTTGGAACGCGCCTCTGGCCCCTCAGCCGCGAAATGTATCCGAAACAGTTTTTAAAATTGAATGAAACATCATTGTTTCAGGATACAGTACTCAGATGTCTTGAGATATCAGACATCACAGAGATATTCATTGTTACAAATGAATTGCAAAAATTCTTTGTTCTTGGACAAATAGAAGAACTTGGTTATGAGTTTCCAGCGGATAATATATTGCTGGAACCTGTTGGAAAGAATACCCTCCCTGCAATTACCTTTGGTATGAATGAGATAAAGAAGCGTTTTGGCAAGTCCAAAGTAAGTATTTTTTCATCAGACCATATATTGAACAAAAAAGCAATGGAAATAATCAGGAATTCCGAAGAGCTTGCCACTGATCACCTCCTCACATTTGGAGTTGTACCCACTTCACCACATACTGGTTATGGGTACATCAAACCAGCAGATGCAATTGGAAACGGATTCAAGGTCTCAGAGTTTAAGGAAAAACCTGACACATCCAGTGCTGAAAAGTACATAGAAGAAGGATGTTTATGGAACAGTGGCATGTTCCTTTTTGATACGGATGTTTTCTTCGAAGAGCTTGAAAACTATACTCCAGAGATAGATAGTGCTTTCAAAAAGACAGATGACATCAGAATGATTTTCGAAGAGATGCCTTCAATTTCCATTGACTACGGAATCATAGAAAAATCGAGTCGTGTAGCCGTCATAAAACTTAATGAGAGATGGAGCGACCTTGGTAGTTTCAAAGCCCTCC containing:
- a CDS encoding mannose-1-phosphate guanylyltransferase/mannose-6-phosphate isomerase, whose amino-acid sequence is MDKETSSIATYGGIIVKSIILAGGFGTRLWPLSREMYPKQFLKLNETSLFQDTVLRCLEISDITEIFIVTNELQKFFVLGQIEELGYEFPADNILLEPVGKNTLPAITFGMNEIKKRFGKSKVSIFSSDHILNKKAMEIIRNSEELATDHLLTFGVVPTSPHTGYGYIKPADAIGNGFKVSEFKEKPDTSSAEKYIEEGCLWNSGMFLFDTDVFFEELENYTPEIDSAFKKTDDIRMIFEEMPSISIDYGIIEKSSRVAVIKLNERWSDLGSFKALHEEFEKDDNNNIIQNCDDVLINSSGNFIHSKSGKVVSLIDINDAIVVDTPDALLVCPKESSQKVKDVVSSLKYRKDERAQLHQTVYRPWGSYTILEESEKHKIKNIVVLPQKKLSLQLHHHRSEHWVVVKGMACVQVDGEQYFLRQGESTFIRAGVKHRLSNPGKVPLEIIEVQLGDYVGEDDIVRFDDEYGRE